The genome window ACGCAAGAGGAACCAAGTTCGAATCCTTACTCCAATCACCGCCCAAAATTTCTGACCCATCGATCTAGTGATTCCTTGTGGATATTTACAAAAACACGTGACCCCCTGCCTAATACTTGACAGAGTTAACATAATGTGATAACCTGCCACAGTTCTTAGTCGTATGACTAGGATAGGGTGTATACGTTCCCCCACTAACGTATGAGTACATTGAAAGGAGTGTCGTATGACACGCGAGAATGAAGAATTCCTAGTCGATGGCGGGCCGTCGAAGCTCGATCTCATGCTTTCTCTGTTCGACACAGATATGGGAATGCGGACGCTGAAGTTTCACACGCCTCAATGGGTTCACACCCACAATACGTATGAACTCACTGTTCAGATTACTTCGGCTCGTCGGCGTAATCCGGCGGCGACCCTATGGGAAATCGAGGGAATCGTGGAGACCCCGAGGTACTACAAGCAAGAAAATGTCCGAGTCTCCATCTACTACCTCTCGGACATCCGAGAAGGTCGCGCGAGATTTGAGGAAGGATCCCAAACGCACGGTATCATGGAGACTCCGGATGACGCGAGTCGAGCGAGGGCGCTCATGATTATCATCGGTAGGATGGTGGCCATCGCCCAGAATCACGGGGACTTGCCAGAGGAATTCTACGAACAGTTCGAAAAGGCAAAACCCATCAGTTGGGCCAAGGATCACAAATCTTTGACTGAAGCGATCAAAAACATCTGAAAGGATGACGTCATGAACAAATCACGCGGCAAGTGGTATATCTCCTTCACATGGCACAATGACTTCGAGCCTCGCGGTGGAACCACAGAGCACGAAGAAATTCCGCTCGAAGCAACCACTAAAAATGCCGCGATTGCTGAAGCACATGCGGTTGTGTCTTCGGGTAAGAACATCAAAACGTCATGCGGCGAAATGCCCGTTCCCAAAGACTACAACGTGATTTACAAAACACGGTGAGTCGGAAGGAGCTCCGAACAGGGCGACCAAGGCAATAGCCAAGGTCGCCCTTTCTTTTTGTCTAAATTATTACCAGTCTGTGCCCTCGGCAGGAATCGAACCTACATATCCGGCTTAGAAGTCCGGAGTTCTATCCATTGAACTACGAGGGCATTGTGGGCGATAAGGGATTTGAACCCCTGACCTTCGCTGTGTAAAAGCGCTGCTCTACCACTGAGCTAATCGCCCGCACTCCTTACTATGCTATGATGACGACGTGAAAATAGCAATGATTTACGAGGATAAAAACATTTTGATTGTAAACAAACCGGCTGGTTTGGAGGTATATGACCTGGAGACAGAGTTGAAGAAAAAATATCGCAAAATTCAACTTGCACACCGACTGGACAAAGATACAAGTGGGCTAATCATTCTGGCGAAAAATGAGAAAACCTATGAATGGATCAAAGAACAGTTTAAGGAACGAAGAGTGAAAAAAACTTACCGCGCCATCGCAAGCGGTGTACTTAAACCAGAGTCCGGGAGGCCAACAGGCACGGTAAGCGCACCTATCGGTCGTCACCCTCGCGACGCCAGGAAGAGAGTCGCGGGCGGTCAAGCTACGGGCGAGAAGCGCGAAGCCATCACCCATTACCAGATTCTGGAAAATTTTAAAAACCACACTTACCTCGAGGTGCGGCCCCAGACTGGGCGAACGCACCAGATTCGCGTTCATCTGCAGCATCTTGGTTATCCGATTCTTGGTGACAAGCTCTACGCCCCCGCTCGAAAGGGTGATACCCCCACCAAACGCCAAATGCTTCACGCCCATAAATTAAGATTCGTTTTACCAGACGGTGGAGAAAAAGAATTTACCGCTCCTCTCCCCGGCGACTTCAAGAAAGCGCTTGCCGAATTGGGGTGACCGTGCTAGATTGTAACCCTAATGATTAACGAAAAAAGAGCAAAACTAGATCTCCGTTCAGGCTATACCGTTCGTGTCTGGCAAAAGATTCAGGAAAAGGGAAAAACTCGCTTACAGGCTTTCGAGGGTCTAATCCTTTCTCGCAAACACGGCCAGGAGCCGGGGGCAACATTCACCGTGCGTCGCGTCGTGGGTGGCATTGGCGTAGAGAAAGTCTTCCCACTCTATTCACCGAATATTGATCGAATTGAGGTTGTGAAAAAAGCTCGCGTTCGTCGATCTAAACTCTATTACGTACGCGAGAAAGCGGCCAAGGAAATCCGCCGTCAAATGCGCAACTATGTGATCGTCAAGCCAGAAGAGGCGGTAAAGAAAGAGGCACCAACGGAAGAAACAGTCGTTGCGGCTTAATTTGTTATAATTGAAACCTGCGCGGGTGGCGAAACTGGCAGACGCACTACCTTGAGGTGGTAGCGCCCGCAAGGGCATGGAGGTTCAAATCCTCTCCCGCGCACACTTGACTTTTCTTGTTTTTCTGATAGTTATATCAATAGTCAGATCATTGTGATTTTGGCAAAAATTACCCTTCCTCAAGGAGATTCCAGTGTCTGCATGGGAAATTGTATGGCCGTGTGTCGGTATTCTTGTAATTGGCTTGGTTTCCGGCTTCTACATCGGGCAATTCTGCAGAAACAAGATCCCAATCATTGATTGGGGCCACCGATGCTTTGTCGTTCCAAACGAGCGTGCCACCAAGGTACTGCTCGCCCTACTAAAGCCGCTTGGGCTAAGGGAGAACTTTACTTTCTCTCCTGGAAAAACTAACCAGACGGTCCTCAATGACGGCACCACAGTTTTTGTCTGGTTTGATGAATCAGTGCCAATTGAGCTACAGAAGAAGAACGGTATATCGATCGTAACGAAAAATCCACAAGCAGAGGCTCTGAGGTGGGGTAAAGAACTTCAAGCGCGCGGTTATTGCTGCGTCATTCGAGACGATGTCTTTCCTCCAAAATGGAGCAACAAGGTTGTGGTTCTGGAAACCAACGCGCTCGTCAATTCCGTGATTGTCTTTCGTCGTCATTCTCTCGACATGGGTGGGAGGCCGGGTCTACGAAAAATCACGTCCGAGTGGTAATTCACGAACAACCCCCCAACACGATTGTGTTGGGGGGTTAATTTTGCTCGAAAGTAGAAGTTACTTGGCAACCCTCAACAACCTCGCCAATCTTGCTTTCTTTCTCGCGGCGTTGCTCTTCTTAATTATCCCCCGCTTCATTGCCTTATCAATTGCTTGGTATGCGGCAGGAAGGAGCTTATCCGACGGAGCTTTGATAAAAATCTTCACCGCATCACGCATCGTCTTCTGGCGACGGAGATTGAACACGCGCTTGCGCGCCGAACTACGAATTGCCTTCTTGGCTGACTTGATGATTGCCATAATCTAGTTGAGTAAGGCAAGTATAGACGAAATGGGAAAAAAGGCAAATTTTTGCTATATTGACGGGATGATTGGGCAACTGACTGGGCAAGTGTCACACAGGGGCGACCGGTTTGTGATTCTGGAAGTGGCCGGTGTAGGCTACCACGTTAATCTTTCCTCAGAAACACTGAAGCGGGTGGAAAAAGAACAAAGCGGTGTTAAATTCTGGACTTATTTAGCGGTTAGGGAAAACGCTTTGGATCTATATGGTTTTCTCGAACGGCGGGAGTTGGAATTTTTTGAGCTGTTGATTTCCGTCTCAGGAATTGGTCCGAAAAGTGCAATCACCATCCTCTCTCTCGCCCCGCCAGAAACTTTAGAAAAAGCGATTACCTCCGGCGATGCCGGTTACCTGACGAAGGTTTCTGGGATCGGCAAGAAAAGTGCAGAGAAAATTGTGTTGGAGTTGAAAGATAAGTTGGGCAGTATCGCGGGTTTAAGCGACTCTGAACTACGCGGTGAAAGCGAGGCAATCGAAGCCCTCCAAGCTCTTGGTTACTCGCTTCGAGAAGCGCGTGAGGCATTAAAAAATGTCCCCGACACTATTATTGACACCGGTGAGAAAGTAAAACAAGCCCTGAAAAAATTGGGTAAATAAATGTTCGAAAAATTAAAAAAAATTTACCACTACAGTCTCGCGCTCGCCGGAGCGCTTATTTATCAATTTCCATCACGGAAAATTAAGGTGATCGCCGTAACCGGAACAAAAGGAAAAACTAGTACAGTAGAAATTATCAACGCCATCCTAGAAGAAGCCGGCTATCAGACGGTAATTTCTTCCACCTTACGTTTTAAGGTTGGTGAAGAATCCGTAAATAATCGACGGAAGATGACGATGCCCGGACGTTTATTCTTACAGAAGATACTGCGTCGCGGTGTGAACGCTGGTTGTGACTATGCAGTTGTTGAGATGACAAGCGAGGGGGCCAAGCAATTTCGACATAAGTTTATCGAGCTAGATGCCCTTGTGTTCACAAACATCGCCCCAGAGCACATCGAGTCTCACGGTTCTTATGAAAACTACCTAAAGGCTAAGTTGGCAATAGCCCACCAACTATCTCGATCAAAAAAATCCCCCCGATTTATCGTCGTCAACGGGGACGACAAAGAACATACGAAATTCCTCCAAGCCGCAGGTAAAGATGCCCAGAAAGTTGTGTATAAACTAAGTGACAACGAAACGCTAAAGCTGCACACCAGACTGCCCGGAGAATTCAACCTTTATAATGTTCTAGCTGCCGCCCGCTTGGCAGAGACACAGGGTGTGGGACCAGAAATCATCCAAGAGACTCTAAATAATTTCGCTGGGATTCGTGGTCGAATGGAACCGGTCGGGCGACAGGAATTTGATGTCATTGTTGATTATGCCCACACGCCGGATTCACTTCGTGCGGCCTACAAGGCACTGAACAACAAAAGAAAAATCTGCGTCCTCGGTGGCACTGGTGGTGGCCGCGACCATTGGAAGCGGCCACTGATGGGCCAGATCGCTAGCGAAAATTGTGACCGAATCTTTCTGACCGATGAGGATCCCTACGACGAAAACCCAGAGGAAATCGTGAAACAGGTTGCCTCGGGCATCAAGTCAAATAATTACAAAGTAATAATGGACCGTCGTGAAGCAATTCGTGAAGCGGTGAGAATTGCCCAACCAGGTGACGTGATAATTATCACTGGTAAAGGCACCGACCCCTACATTATGGGCGCAAATGGTAAAAAAACACCGTGGGATGACGCCACGGTCGCCCACGAAGAACTTGAAAAATTAAGAGATGCCCGAACTACCAGAAGTTGAGACGCTTAGACGCGAGCTCGCGATAATTGCCGGCAAGAGAATCAAGTCGACAACTGTCTTTTCTCGTCAATTAGAGAACAAAAAAATACTCGGCCTAGACCGGCGGGCCAAGATATTGATTATTACTCTTTCTGATAAACGAAAGCTGCTTATCCATCTCAAGATGACTGGTCAACTTATTTTTGTCCCCAAGAAGGGCCAAGTCATACTTGGTGGCCACCCACAGGAAAACCCATTCAAATATACTCGCGCTATTTTTGAATTCACCGATAAATCAAAGCTGTATTTCAACGATTTACGTAAATTTGGTTGGATAAAATTGCTAAATGAATCGGAAACAGAAAACATTTTAAACAAACATGGCGTAGAGCCACTTAGCAGAGACTTCACCCTATCGCACTTCCAAAGTTTACTGAAAAAGTATCCGAATCGGAAAATAAAGCAATTCCTCCTAGACCAGAGTCTCATCGCTGGTTTGGGAAATATCTACGTGGATGAAAGTTGTTTCTCGGCCAAAATTCTTCCAACCAGAATTGTCAAAAGTTTAACTCCAGTGGAACGAAAAAACCTACACTCCGGAATCGTAAAGATCCTTAAGCTTTCCGTTAGTAAAAAGGGAACTTCGGCAAAAAATTACGTACGAAGCGACGGAACCAAGGGCGGTTTCGTCCCCTATCTCAAAGTTTACGGCCGAAAAGGTGAAGGGTGTAAGCGCTGTAAGAAAACGGCAATCACAAAAATAAAACTTGCTGGCAGGGGCACGCATTTCTGCAAGAATTGCCAGAAATAAAAAAGCTGGGGATTTCTCCCCAGCCGATTGAGTCTGTTTGGACACTCACTGTCAACCCGCAACTGAGCGCATGCTCCGAAGAACACGATTGAATAGTTGTGTGACTCGGTTGTCCAAAGTTCACTCCATCTGTCCACAAGGATAACAAACTCACAGAAATTGTCAAGGGATTTTATTGTTTTGCGGTTTCTCATGCCAAAAAAGCTATGTTTAGAGCCATGTTCTTGGGTCGTATGTAAAATGACTAAACGTTTAGAAGTCTGAAAATCGCAATCCCTGCCGCCACGCCCACGTTCAACGACTCTTTCTCTCCCCTCATCGGAATCTCAATAACATGGTCACAAAGTTGGATAATTTCTGGATCAACCCCGCCAACTTCGTTGCCGAGAATCAGAGCAATATCACCATCAAATTTTGCCTTCCTGTAATCAACCGCTCTCCTGTCTTGTTCCAGCGCGACAATCTCAAAATTTTCTTTTTTCAGTTTTGAAATTAGGGTTTCCAAATTATCAAACTTTCTCCATTCCATAATTTTCTCTGCGCCCAGTGCCGTTTTGGCAATTTCTTTATTTACCCGCTCAAACTTATCTTTAGGCATTGGTGTATAGCCAGTGAGATAAACCTTCTTAAGCCCCGCCCCTTCCGCGGTTCGGAAAATCGAACCCACATTGTGAGCACTTCGAATATTGTGTAAAATGAGAACAATGTTAAGCATATTTCCTGCTCTGTTAACTGGTAGTCTGGCGGCTCCCACTATCTTGCGTCTAGTGGCCAGTCTAATTCTTATCCAGCACGGCCATCAGTCGACCCAAATGAACGAGGGAAAACGCCGTTGGGCTGGCGCAATCGAAATAGCGCTCGCCTTTTTGCTTCTCATTGGTCTCTTTACCCAACCCGTCGCGCTTGTTCTCGCTATTCTAATTACAGCAAGACCAGATAAACAAATCCTCGTCACCGCCCGCCTTTTGATGATTACCGTTTTACTCTCACTGGTTTTAACCGGCCCAGGCCTCTTTGCCTTTGATCTACCCCTCTAGCTTTTTAAAAAGCATGTGCTCCGTGCAGGAATCGAACCTGCGACCGTTTGCTTAAAAGGCAACTGCTCTACCAACTGAGCTAACGGAGCAACAGGGCTTACTATACTCAAACAGTAGTGAAATGTCTACGAAGCTTGATGTTATTAAAAATATCTCGGGCAAGCAAAAGACTGAAAAAGAATAGCCCAGCCAACAAAAATTGAACCAGATATTCCGTTTCAAGAACGGACGACACAATATAGCGAGAACCGCTGAAAAGGCCCCCCGTGAGGACGGCGTTGGCGAAAACATTACGAATAGATACCATCAGTGAAACTACCCCGACAAGACCGACAAAAACAGCGAGTCTTACCCATACAGAGAGAAACACCCCTTTCAATCGATGTAAGAAAAGTATCCGGGCCATAATTTCGGCCTGATTAACCTGATTAAAATTAAGTGACTGGGACATAGGTCTGGAGAAGCTTGCGAGCTCGATGAAGACGAGTACGAATGGTACCAATAGAAGCCCCCTCCAATCTCGCCACCTCCTCTTGCGAATAACCCTCGACCAAATGAAGCTCAGCCACACGACGTAAAATTTTCGGTAAACGTGAAATTAAGACGAGGAGGTCATTGAAGGCCCAGCGTGACTCGTGTGATAAAATTTTCTCATCGGGAGCAAGGGCCAGCAACTCTGGATCAAGAGTAGAAAAAAATTCCTTCTCTCTTTTTTCCCTACGATAAACTGTGAAACAGGTATTGAGAAAAATGCGATAAGCCCAAGAACGGAAAGATGCTCCTGGTCTCGCTTGAAATTTTCTGGCGTTTAGATAAATCTTGACCAAAGCATCCTGCACCGCATCAGTGAGAACATCTTCATCCTTGATAATATTCCGACCCTTACGGAAGAAAGCTGGCTCATAACGGGCCACCAGTTCGGCGAAACATTGCGGCTCGCCGATAGAGCGAGCCAACAACGCTTCGTCTGATTGGTAATCGTTCGACCTCACACTATTGATAACATTCATCACTACGAAATATTACAACAAATCAAACTGTGAGTAAAAAGAGTTCTAGCTCCAAGGAAAAATCGCGACCCTCTTCACGTTTGGTGTCATGCCAAAGTCGAACTAGTCTAGAAGAAAGCCCGCTATCTCGCAATTTCCGCACTTGCCACCAGAGCGAACGCCAGAAAACTTCTTCTGCCGATACGCCAAAAGCGAGCGCCTTCTGGTAACCCAACCACAACCGGGCTCGATCGCGTTTAACTAGAGAGTTAGAGAGGGCAAAGAAGTCAAAATCGACACTTTTCTCAACTTCTTGTCGAAGCCATAAAACAATCGTCTCACTTTTTTCAATCCTCTCTCTTTCTGAATCAGTTAATTCCTCAATGTCACGTAAGATAATTATATTCTTCTCTCCGAATAAACTTATCCCCGACGCGAGTAATTCCTCAAACTTACCCTTCTCCACCAGCCAATTCTCATTATCAAACTTATTAAGTGTGCCTGTCGGATTTTTTTTCTTAAACTGCTGCAGTGCACGCTCCAGTTTGTTTTGATCACTGAAAAGATAGAGCATGAATTACAAGTCAATTTCTAAACCAACCGGACAATGATCCGAACCCAAAACATCACTTAAAATAAATGCCCCGCCAAGCTTATTTTCCAAATCTTTACTGGCATAAAAATAATCGATCCGCCAGCCAACATTACGATCACGCGCCCGAGTTTTCTGATCCCACCAGGTATACTGCTCCAACTTCTTCGGGTAAAAGTGTCGAAATGTATCGGTAAAACCAGCGGTAGATAATTTATCCAACCATTCTCGCTCGATTAACATAAAGCCCGAATTATTCACATTCTCTTTTGGTCGAGCCAAATCTATTTCACCGTGAGCCGTATTCACATCACCACAGAAAATGACCGGTTTCTTCAGCTTTTTAATATAATTTAAAAACTCGCCATAAAACCGCAATTTAAAATCTAACCGCTCGTCGCTGGCACCACCGTTTGGGAAATAAATATTAAGAAAAACAAAGTCATCATATTCTAATTCTATTACCCGACCCTCTTTGCTCAATAAACTACTCTTTCCGAAATCCGTTTTGATTTTTTTCGGCAAGAAATTCTTCTTCACAAAACAGGCCACCCCACTATAACCTTTCTTCTCGCTCGCCCCATGCCAGAAGCTTACATAATTATCCGGCTCAAGAAGGGCTGAGCTTAGCACGGAATGATCGCTGACTTTCGTTTCTTGAATTGCCACAATCTGTGCACCACACCCCTCCAACCATGATAAAAATCCCTTCCGCTCCGCGGCCCGAACACCATTCACATTCCAAGAAATAAAAGTTTTCATCTTATAGGACTTTCAGTTTGCTAAAGTCCTCCTTCAAAGTATCCAATAATGATCGATTGTAAATGGCGGCGGCCGGATGATAGAGCGGTAGAATTCTCACTTTACCATAAGTAATTTCTGTCTCAAAAAGCTGGCCGTGCATCTGACCAATACTGCGTAAAACGTCCCCAAGGCCAAACCTGGTCATAATATATTGCATTGAGAAACGTCCCAGCGTAGCGATTATTTTGGGTCGAATGATTTCAATTTGTCTGTCCAAAAAAGGCCCGTAAACTTCTATCTCCCCCGGAGTTGGGTCCCGATTTTCCGGTGGACGATCTTTCACAATATTCGTAACATAAACTGAGGCTCTCGGAATATTTACACTGGCCAGAAGTTCATCGAGTAATTTACCTGACGCACCGCAGAAAGGTTTCCCCGTTGCCGCTTCGTTACGCCCTGGAGCTTCACCTACAAACATAATCTGTGCTTCGTGACTACCCTCGCCAATCACTGGTAAATTTTTATTAGAAATTCGAAAGGTATACAGTGGCGAATCTTTTAAAGTTAGAATCTCGTCACGGATTTGTTTAAGACTTTCCGTTTTCGTCATAACCGATACCACCAGATGTAAGCTTCTGCTCTAGTGACCAAAAAACGGTAAAAATAAGCAGAGTGAGAATACTCACAAGAAGACCAAGAGTGAAAAAACCGAAACCAATCGCCATGCCAATTCCGGACGAAACCCAGATCCCGGCTGCCGTGGTTAAACCACTCAATTTGCGCGCTCCATCACGGAAAATAATGGAACCCGCACCGAGAAATCCGATACCAACCACAATCTGCGAGGCAACACGGAGCGGATCAAAACTGCGAATTCCTTGGGCAATGTACTGTTGGGCGACTAAGGTGGAAACGATGATAAAGAGAGCCGAGCCAAGAGAGACGAGGGCGTAAGTACGCATACCGGCTGTTTTACCCGCCAGCGTCCTCTCAATCCCAAGTGCCCCACCCAGAACCACGGCTAGGACCAGCTTGATGATAATGTCCCAGTTAGATGAAACGGTTACTAGCATAGACTAGATTATACCAGACCTTACGGTGGGGAGGAATTGGGAACGAGTTATACTTTATCCCCAGTAAAAAACATTGCGTTTGCTTGTGTCAGGAAAACCACTTTGTTATAATGTTAGGAGTGAATTTTGAAAATTAGGTTTTTTCTCCGTTTGGTTTGGTAAACCAGGCACACAAGGGGGCACAGCAATTCAGTAGCCGTAAGAACACCAAGAAAGTTTCGCACGGTACTGGGACAAGATGATTCGTCATTAAGTCTCGGCTTACCACTGGGATGAGTTAGCCGAAAGGCTACCTTGTCCAGTGCTGTGCAAAGTTTTGTTGGTGTTTTTTGTTTCGCAGTACACCCCAACTTTCGCGAAAGTTAGGCAAGCACCGGTCGACTAGGGCGCAGAGAAAACTGCTGATTATTA of Candidatus Nomurabacteria bacterium contains these proteins:
- the mutM gene encoding DNA-formamidopyrimidine glycosylase, whose translation is MPELPEVETLRRELAIIAGKRIKSTTVFSRQLENKKILGLDRRAKILIITLSDKRKLLIHLKMTGQLIFVPKKGQVILGGHPQENPFKYTRAIFEFTDKSKLYFNDLRKFGWIKLLNESETENILNKHGVEPLSRDFTLSHFQSLLKKYPNRKIKQFLLDQSLIAGLGNIYVDESCFSAKILPTRIVKSLTPVERKNLHSGIVKILKLSVSKKGTSAKNYVRSDGTKGGFVPYLKVYGRKGEGCKRCKKTAITKIKLAGRGTHFCKNCQK
- the rplS gene encoding 50S ribosomal protein L19, encoding MINEKRAKLDLRSGYTVRVWQKIQEKGKTRLQAFEGLILSRKHGQEPGATFTVRRVVGGIGVEKVFPLYSPNIDRIEVVKKARVRRSKLYYVREKAAKEIRRQMRNYVIVKPEEAVKKEAPTEETVVAA
- a CDS encoding uracil-DNA glycosylase codes for the protein MTKTESLKQIRDEILTLKDSPLYTFRISNKNLPVIGEGSHEAQIMFVGEAPGRNEAATGKPFCGASGKLLDELLASVNIPRASVYVTNIVKDRPPENRDPTPGEIEVYGPFLDRQIEIIRPKIIATLGRFSMQYIMTRFGLGDVLRSIGQMHGQLFETEITYGKVRILPLYHPAAAIYNRSLLDTLKEDFSKLKVL
- a CDS encoding RNA methyltransferase — translated: MLNIVLILHNIRSAHNVGSIFRTAEGAGLKKVYLTGYTPMPKDKFERVNKEIAKTALGAEKIMEWRKFDNLETLISKLKKENFEIVALEQDRRAVDYRKAKFDGDIALILGNEVGGVDPEIIQLCDHVIEIPMRGEKESLNVGVAAGIAIFRLLNV
- a CDS encoding UDP-N-acetylmuramoyl-L-alanyl-D-glutamate--2,6-diaminopimelate ligase — encoded protein: MFEKLKKIYHYSLALAGALIYQFPSRKIKVIAVTGTKGKTSTVEIINAILEEAGYQTVISSTLRFKVGEESVNNRRKMTMPGRLFLQKILRRGVNAGCDYAVVEMTSEGAKQFRHKFIELDALVFTNIAPEHIESHGSYENYLKAKLAIAHQLSRSKKSPRFIVVNGDDKEHTKFLQAAGKDAQKVVYKLSDNETLKLHTRLPGEFNLYNVLAAARLAETQGVGPEIIQETLNNFAGIRGRMEPVGRQEFDVIVDYAHTPDSLRAAYKALNNKRKICVLGGTGGGRDHWKRPLMGQIASENCDRIFLTDEDPYDENPEEIVKQVASGIKSNNYKVIMDRREAIREAVRIAQPGDVIIITGKGTDPYIMGANGKKTPWDDATVAHEELEKLRDARTTRS
- the ruvA gene encoding Holliday junction branch migration protein RuvA yields the protein MIGQLTGQVSHRGDRFVILEVAGVGYHVNLSSETLKRVEKEQSGVKFWTYLAVRENALDLYGFLERRELEFFELLISVSGIGPKSAITILSLAPPETLEKAITSGDAGYLTKVSGIGKKSAEKIVLELKDKLGSIAGLSDSELRGESEAIEALQALGYSLREAREALKNVPDTIIDTGEKVKQALKKLGK
- a CDS encoding RluA family pseudouridine synthase codes for the protein MKIAMIYEDKNILIVNKPAGLEVYDLETELKKKYRKIQLAHRLDKDTSGLIILAKNEKTYEWIKEQFKERRVKKTYRAIASGVLKPESGRPTGTVSAPIGRHPRDARKRVAGGQATGEKREAITHYQILENFKNHTYLEVRPQTGRTHQIRVHLQHLGYPILGDKLYAPARKGDTPTKRQMLHAHKLRFVLPDGGEKEFTAPLPGDFKKALAELG
- a CDS encoding RNA polymerase sigma factor, whose amino-acid sequence is MNVINSVRSNDYQSDEALLARSIGEPQCFAELVARYEPAFFRKGRNIIKDEDVLTDAVQDALVKIYLNARKFQARPGASFRSWAYRIFLNTCFTVYRREKREKEFFSTLDPELLALAPDEKILSHESRWAFNDLLVLISRLPKILRRVAELHLVEGYSQEEVARLEGASIGTIRTRLHRARKLLQTYVPVT
- the xth gene encoding exodeoxyribonuclease III, with product MKTFISWNVNGVRAAERKGFLSWLEGCGAQIVAIQETKVSDHSVLSSALLEPDNYVSFWHGASEKKGYSGVACFVKKNFLPKKIKTDFGKSSLLSKEGRVIELEYDDFVFLNIYFPNGGASDERLDFKLRFYGEFLNYIKKLKKPVIFCGDVNTAHGEIDLARPKENVNNSGFMLIEREWLDKLSTAGFTDTFRHFYPKKLEQYTWWDQKTRARDRNVGWRIDYFYASKDLENKLGGAFILSDVLGSDHCPVGLEIDL
- a CDS encoding MgtC/SapB family protein, which encodes MLVTVSSNWDIIIKLVLAVVLGGALGIERTLAGKTAGMRTYALVSLGSALFIIVSTLVAQQYIAQGIRSFDPLRVASQIVVGIGFLGAGSIIFRDGARKLSGLTTAAGIWVSSGIGMAIGFGFFTLGLLVSILTLLIFTVFWSLEQKLTSGGIGYDENGKS
- a CDS encoding 30S ribosomal protein S20, whose translation is MAIIKSAKKAIRSSARKRVFNLRRQKTMRDAVKIFIKAPSDKLLPAAYQAIDKAMKRGIIKKSNAARKKARLARLLRVAK